A stretch of Anaeromyxobacter dehalogenans 2CP-1 DNA encodes these proteins:
- a CDS encoding cytochrome c biogenesis protein CcdA translates to MGFDLPGLFAAGILTFASPCVLPLVPVYLSLLGGASVEALRRGERPRGLVPSAIAFSLGLAAVFVALGAGASAAGEALSAHRDALLAVSGALVVALGLKVLGVLRLPALDVERRPWLARVRPGGSLAASFAFGGAFALGWTPCVGPVLGSVLTWTASAGASPARGALYLGTYAAGLVTPLVLAAAFAGRALAWLDRLKRQLPRLEKATGLLLVGAGILLATDRLMVLMPRAGGAAAEEVAAGAPAVPSTPSVASARPAGADAPAVCTDASSAACAVAVPDAPGAAPAAIPPRHGPALVEIVSRSCPVCRRMEPVVAAAEHGCPGARVERHTVEAPEGAALARAHRVVAVPTFLALDGAGREVQRLVGEQSLDALVDALQRLSGRLCQAAPAAPRPAAG, encoded by the coding sequence ATGGGCTTCGATCTGCCCGGCCTGTTCGCCGCCGGGATCCTCACCTTCGCCTCCCCCTGCGTCCTGCCGCTGGTGCCGGTCTACCTGTCGCTGCTCGGCGGCGCGTCGGTGGAGGCGCTCCGCCGGGGCGAGCGGCCGCGCGGGCTGGTCCCATCGGCGATCGCGTTCTCGCTCGGCCTCGCGGCGGTGTTCGTGGCGCTCGGCGCCGGGGCGAGCGCGGCGGGCGAGGCGCTCTCGGCGCACCGGGACGCGCTGCTGGCGGTGTCCGGCGCGCTGGTCGTCGCGCTCGGCCTGAAGGTGCTCGGCGTGCTCCGGCTGCCCGCGCTCGACGTGGAGCGGCGGCCGTGGCTGGCGCGCGTGCGGCCCGGCGGCTCGCTCGCGGCGTCGTTCGCGTTCGGCGGGGCGTTCGCGCTCGGCTGGACCCCCTGCGTCGGCCCGGTCCTCGGCTCGGTGCTCACCTGGACCGCGTCCGCCGGCGCGAGCCCGGCCCGCGGCGCGCTCTACCTCGGCACGTACGCGGCCGGCCTGGTGACCCCGCTCGTCCTCGCGGCCGCCTTCGCGGGGCGCGCGCTCGCCTGGCTCGACCGGCTGAAGCGGCAGCTGCCCCGGCTCGAGAAGGCGACCGGGCTGCTGCTGGTGGGCGCCGGGATCCTGCTCGCCACCGATCGGCTCATGGTGCTGATGCCGCGGGCGGGCGGCGCCGCGGCAGAGGAGGTCGCGGCGGGCGCTCCGGCGGTCCCCTCGACCCCGTCCGTCGCGTCGGCCCGGCCGGCCGGGGCCGACGCGCCGGCGGTCTGCACCGACGCGTCCTCGGCCGCCTGCGCGGTGGCGGTGCCCGACGCGCCCGGCGCGGCGCCCGCGGCCATTCCGCCGCGGCACGGCCCGGCGCTGGTCGAGATCGTGAGCCGGAGCTGCCCGGTCTGCCGGCGGATGGAGCCGGTGGTGGCCGCCGCGGAGCACGGCTGCCCGGGCGCGCGGGTGGAGCGGCACACGGTGGAGGCGCCGGAGGGCGCGGCGCTGGCGCGCGCGCACCGGGTGGTGGCCGTGCCCACGTTCCTGGCGCTCGACGGCGCCGGCCGCGAGGTGCAGCGGCTGGTGGGCGAGCAGTCTCTCGACGCGCTGGTGGACGCGCTGCAGCGCCTCTCCGGCCGGCTGTGCCAGGCCGCGCCGGCGGCGCCGCGACCCGCCGCGGGCTGA
- a CDS encoding RNA polymerase sigma factor, whose protein sequence is MSHPPVAGGFLQRALAQVPFLRRNGRRLARSAADADDLVQETLVRALERQEELRDPARLRGWLGALQRSIHLNAVRGLRPRLEVLEGGRAAEATPDAAPTAEEALLARALGDGLSAALAALPPEWREALWLREVEDLSYQEIARVQGCPVGTVRSRLARARRELAGRLREEDRHVGL, encoded by the coding sequence GTGTCTCACCCTCCGGTGGCCGGCGGCTTCCTCCAGCGTGCGCTCGCGCAGGTCCCGTTCCTCCGCCGGAACGGGCGCCGCCTCGCGCGCAGCGCCGCCGACGCGGACGACCTCGTGCAGGAGACGCTGGTGCGCGCGCTGGAGCGGCAGGAGGAGCTGCGCGACCCGGCCCGGCTGCGCGGCTGGCTCGGGGCCCTGCAGCGATCCATCCACCTGAACGCGGTGCGCGGGCTGCGGCCGCGGCTGGAGGTGCTGGAGGGCGGGCGCGCGGCGGAGGCGACGCCGGACGCGGCCCCCACCGCCGAGGAGGCGCTGCTGGCCCGCGCGCTCGGGGACGGGCTCTCGGCGGCGCTCGCCGCGCTGCCGCCGGAGTGGCGCGAGGCGCTGTGGCTGCGCGAGGTGGAGGATCTGTCGTACCAGGAGATCGCGCGCGTGCAGGGGTGCCCGGTGGGCACGGTGCGCTCGCGGCTGGCGCGGGCGCGGCGGGAGCTCGCCGGCCGCCTGCGCGAGGAGGACCGCCATGTCGGCCTGTAG
- a CDS encoding zf-HC2 domain-containing protein — protein sequence MSACSPEWNERVSAWLDGEVERMERVRVEAHLAGCPGCAAAAAAFGRLGAALRRGAGPARAARQVLPARRALRPAFRAAALAAGLALAVGGIAGGVWLAGRGRAGLDRGLASDAERTHLRSFSRASPCEFESRDAGAVASWLEGALGFTVPVPDLPGATLLGARRCALGGQPAAHLLYRVGERALTVLVPGVGSPASAAVERVARGGASCTAGPLGERVCAVPLGQPALAVSELDPPALLALFDAPRG from the coding sequence ATGTCGGCCTGTAGCCCGGAGTGGAACGAGCGCGTCTCGGCCTGGCTCGACGGCGAGGTCGAGCGGATGGAGCGGGTGCGGGTGGAGGCCCACCTCGCCGGCTGCCCCGGCTGTGCGGCGGCGGCGGCGGCGTTCGGGCGGCTGGGCGCGGCGCTCCGGCGCGGCGCGGGCCCGGCCCGGGCGGCGCGGCAGGTCCTGCCGGCGCGGCGCGCACTCCGCCCGGCCTTCCGGGCGGCGGCGCTCGCGGCGGGCCTGGCGCTCGCGGTCGGAGGGATCGCCGGCGGGGTCTGGCTGGCGGGGCGGGGCAGGGCGGGCCTGGATCGCGGCCTCGCCTCCGACGCGGAGCGCACGCACCTGCGCTCCTTCTCGCGCGCCTCGCCCTGCGAGTTCGAGTCGCGCGACGCGGGCGCGGTGGCCTCCTGGCTCGAGGGCGCGCTGGGCTTCACGGTCCCGGTGCCCGACCTGCCCGGCGCGACGCTGCTCGGCGCGCGCCGGTGCGCGCTGGGCGGGCAGCCGGCCGCGCACCTCCTGTACCGGGTGGGCGAGCGCGCGCTGACCGTGCTCGTTCCGGGCGTGGGCTCGCCGGCGTCGGCGGCGGTGGAGCGGGTGGCGCGGGGCGGCGCGAGCTGCACCGCCGGGCCGCTCGGCGAGCGGGTCTGCGCGGTGCCGCTGGGGCAGCCGGCGCTGGCGGTGTCCGAGCTGGATCCGCCCGCGCTCCTGGCGCTGTTCGACGCGCCGCGCGGCTGA
- a CDS encoding MFS transporter, with protein sequence MSAAPSVRFIVLVLAVAAGASVGNLYLLQPLLPEVARTFSTSPRAVGVVSMLTQVGYGAGMFLFVPLGDVLERRRLMLALLGAVAVALVAVAASPTLPVLAGASLAVGMTTVVPQLALPLAAHVAPPEERGRAVGAVMGGLLVGILLARTASGFLGAHLGWRAVYVVAAALMVALAAALRALLPRSEPDASMPYPELLRSMLDIAREEPVLREAAALGALGFAAFSVFWSTLAFQLEARHGLGPDVAGLFGVLGAAGALAAPVLGRLADRTRPRANAGISIVVALAGFAVFAASGSVPALVAGVLLLDVGVQGNHVSNLARVHGRRPEARSRMNTIYMVTYFAGGALGTAVGTWAWTARGWAGVCAAGAAFLAAALALWALGLRRDPAPARDGSRGNPARGD encoded by the coding sequence GTGTCCGCCGCCCCCTCCGTCCGGTTCATCGTGCTCGTGCTCGCCGTCGCGGCGGGCGCCAGCGTGGGCAACCTGTACCTGCTGCAGCCGCTCCTCCCCGAGGTGGCGCGCACGTTCTCCACCTCGCCGCGGGCGGTGGGGGTGGTCTCGATGCTGACGCAGGTCGGGTACGGCGCCGGCATGTTCCTGTTCGTGCCGCTCGGCGACGTGCTGGAGCGGCGCCGGCTCATGCTGGCGCTGCTCGGCGCGGTGGCGGTGGCGCTGGTCGCGGTGGCGGCGTCGCCGACGCTGCCGGTGCTGGCGGGCGCGTCGCTGGCGGTGGGGATGACCACGGTGGTGCCGCAGCTGGCGCTCCCGCTCGCCGCGCACGTCGCGCCGCCGGAGGAGCGCGGCCGCGCGGTGGGCGCGGTGATGGGCGGGCTGCTGGTGGGCATCCTGCTCGCGCGCACCGCGAGCGGCTTCCTGGGCGCGCACCTGGGCTGGCGCGCGGTGTACGTGGTGGCGGCGGCGCTCATGGTGGCGCTGGCGGCGGCGCTCCGGGCGCTGCTCCCGCGGAGCGAGCCGGACGCCTCCATGCCGTACCCGGAGCTGCTCCGGTCGATGCTCGACATCGCGCGCGAGGAGCCGGTGCTCCGGGAGGCGGCGGCGCTCGGCGCGCTCGGGTTCGCGGCGTTCAGCGTGTTCTGGAGCACGCTCGCGTTCCAGCTCGAGGCGCGGCACGGGCTCGGGCCGGACGTGGCCGGGCTGTTCGGGGTGCTCGGGGCCGCGGGCGCGCTGGCGGCGCCGGTGCTGGGGCGGCTCGCCGACCGCACCCGCCCGCGCGCGAACGCCGGCATCTCCATCGTGGTGGCGCTGGCCGGATTCGCGGTGTTCGCCGCGAGCGGGAGCGTCCCCGCGCTGGTGGCGGGGGTGCTGCTCCTCGACGTGGGGGTGCAGGGCAACCACGTCTCCAACCTGGCGCGGGTGCACGGGCGCCGGCCGGAGGCGCGCAGCCGCATGAACACGATCTACATGGTGACCTACTTCGCCGGCGGCGCGCTCGGGACCGCGGTGGGCACCTGGGCCTGGACCGCCCGCGGCTGGGCGGGCGTGTGCGCGGCGGGCGCGGCGTTCCTCGCCGCCGCGCTGGCCCTCTGGGCGCTCGGGCTGCGGCGCGACCCGGCCCCGGCGCGCGACGGTTCCCGCGGCAACCCGGCCCGAGGGGATTAG
- a CDS encoding asparaginase: MRPVSQPIRVFVTGGTFDKEYDELSGRLYFKDTHLPEMLRLARCRLDVSVRNLMMVDSLDMTDGDRRIIVESCRSAAEDRILVTHGTDTMAETARALLAAGLGKTVVLTGAMIPYAFGSSDGLFNLGSALSFVQVLPPGVYVAMNGRVFPGDKVRKNRQTGTFEDLA, from the coding sequence ATGCGCCCCGTGAGCCAGCCCATCCGCGTGTTCGTCACCGGCGGTACCTTCGACAAGGAGTACGACGAGCTGTCCGGTCGGCTCTACTTCAAGGACACGCACCTGCCGGAGATGCTGCGGCTGGCGCGCTGCCGCCTCGACGTGAGCGTCCGGAACCTCATGATGGTGGACAGCCTCGACATGACCGACGGCGACCGGCGGATCATCGTGGAGAGCTGCCGCTCCGCCGCCGAGGACCGCATCCTGGTGACCCACGGCACCGACACCATGGCCGAGACGGCGCGGGCGCTCCTCGCCGCCGGCCTCGGCAAGACCGTGGTGCTCACCGGCGCGATGATCCCGTACGCGTTCGGCAGCTCCGACGGGCTCTTCAACCTCGGCAGCGCGCTCTCGTTCGTGCAGGTGCTGCCGCCCGGCGTCTACGTGGCCATGAACGGCCGCGTGTTCCCGGGCGACAAGGTCCGCAAGAACCGGCAGACCGGGACCTTCGAAGACCTCGCCTGA
- a CDS encoding DUF4382 domain-containing protein — MKLQGLRIALAGALALGLAACGSSSNDAPARINVRLVDAPGDYTQLFLDVREVQIDGPDGWQTLGTWTGGPIDLLTLTNGLSKTLAENAPIAAGHYGQMRLLLGPDNTVVVDGIAEPQPLKVPSGMQSGVKLTVNFDVEPGTTKDVFIDFDAHKSIFVHRAGNSDQYILRPVVRAFDQVVTGTISGTVTAGGTAVAGATVLVETVEGGAPSVVRATVTGADGKYAVGLLPVATTYYVVTQPVVGGTVYQTFASGPIELTAAAPLPVQDVALTVAAEHGGINGAVTPIATDTQRDLLQVVQPFGATPVNLIVREVTPVVAATETFAAPDLPTGAYSLVLTRDTFDANGDQTGHAVAAPVAATVTNGATANVALTAP; from the coding sequence ATGAAGCTTCAGGGTCTTCGCATCGCGCTCGCTGGCGCGCTCGCGCTCGGTCTCGCCGCGTGCGGCTCGTCCAGCAACGACGCGCCCGCCCGGATCAACGTCCGCCTGGTGGACGCGCCCGGCGACTACACGCAGCTGTTCCTCGACGTCCGCGAGGTGCAGATCGACGGACCGGACGGCTGGCAGACGCTGGGCACCTGGACCGGCGGCCCGATCGACCTGCTCACGCTCACCAACGGCCTGAGCAAGACGCTGGCCGAGAACGCGCCGATCGCGGCGGGTCACTACGGGCAGATGCGCCTGCTGCTCGGGCCGGACAACACCGTGGTGGTGGACGGCATCGCCGAGCCGCAGCCGCTCAAGGTGCCCTCGGGCATGCAGTCGGGGGTGAAGCTCACCGTCAACTTCGACGTCGAGCCCGGCACCACCAAGGACGTCTTCATCGACTTCGACGCCCACAAGTCGATCTTCGTCCACCGCGCCGGCAACTCCGACCAGTACATCCTCCGCCCGGTGGTGCGCGCGTTCGACCAGGTGGTCACCGGCACCATCTCCGGCACGGTCACCGCGGGCGGCACGGCGGTGGCGGGCGCCACGGTGCTCGTCGAGACGGTCGAGGGCGGCGCGCCGAGCGTGGTCCGCGCCACCGTGACGGGCGCCGACGGCAAGTACGCGGTCGGCCTGCTGCCGGTCGCCACGACCTATTACGTGGTCACGCAGCCGGTGGTCGGCGGCACGGTCTACCAGACCTTCGCGAGCGGGCCGATCGAGCTCACCGCGGCGGCGCCGCTGCCGGTGCAGGACGTCGCGCTCACCGTGGCGGCCGAGCACGGCGGCATCAACGGCGCGGTGACGCCCATCGCGACCGACACGCAGCGCGACCTGCTGCAGGTCGTCCAGCCGTTCGGGGCGACGCCGGTGAACCTGATCGTCCGCGAGGTCACCCCGGTGGTGGCCGCGACCGAGACGTTCGCGGCGCCGGACCTGCCCACCGGCGCCTACTCGCTGGTGCTCACGCGCGACACGTTCGACGCGAACGGCGACCAGACCGGCCACGCCGTGGCCGCGCCGGTGGCCGCGACCGTGACGAACGGCGCCACCGCGAACGTGGCGCTCACGGCGCCGTAG
- a CDS encoding 3-hydroxybutyrate dehydrogenase has product MSAGLDGRAALVTGAASGIGREIAEQLAREGARVVLADLDAAGAGQAAAALAAQGLVAQGIGCDVTREADVERAVAAVLAAHGRLDVLVNNAGLQHVAPLDAFPTEKFELLLRVMLVGPFLATKHAFPVMRRQRHGRVVNVASVNGLVGFAGKAAYNSAKHGLLGLTKVAALEGAADGITVNALCPGYVDTPLVRNQLADLARTRGVPLERVLEDVIYPLVPQRRLLSPREVADYALFLASDRAAGVTGSAAVVDGGYTAQ; this is encoded by the coding sequence ATGAGCGCTGGGCTGGACGGGCGGGCCGCGCTGGTCACCGGCGCGGCGAGCGGCATCGGCCGCGAGATCGCGGAGCAGCTCGCGCGGGAGGGCGCCCGGGTGGTTCTGGCCGACCTCGACGCCGCGGGCGCCGGGCAGGCCGCCGCCGCGCTGGCGGCCCAGGGGCTCGTGGCGCAGGGCATCGGCTGCGACGTCACCCGCGAGGCGGACGTGGAGCGGGCGGTCGCCGCGGTGCTCGCCGCGCACGGGCGGCTCGACGTGCTCGTGAACAACGCCGGGCTGCAGCACGTGGCGCCGCTCGACGCGTTCCCCACCGAGAAGTTCGAGCTGCTGCTGCGGGTCATGCTGGTCGGGCCGTTCCTCGCCACCAAGCACGCGTTCCCGGTCATGCGCCGGCAGCGGCACGGGCGCGTCGTGAACGTGGCGTCGGTGAACGGCCTCGTCGGCTTCGCCGGGAAGGCGGCCTACAACAGCGCGAAGCACGGGCTGCTCGGGCTCACCAAGGTGGCCGCGCTGGAGGGCGCCGCCGACGGCATCACCGTGAACGCGCTCTGCCCGGGCTACGTGGACACGCCGCTCGTGCGCAACCAGCTCGCCGACCTGGCCCGCACCCGCGGCGTGCCGCTGGAGCGCGTGCTGGAGGACGTCATCTACCCGCTCGTCCCGCAGCGGCGGCTGCTCTCGCCGCGCGAGGTGGCCGACTACGCGCTGTTCCTGGCGAGCGACCGCGCCGCCGGGGTCACCGGGTCGGCGGCGGTGGTCGACGGCGGCTACACCGCGCAGTAG
- a CDS encoding branched-chain amino acid ABC transporter permease: MPGRLVTWGWLALLAAGLAAPFVVYPVFAMNVLCLALFASAFNLLLGYTGLLSFGHAAFLGASAYATGWALRSWGLPPEVAVLLGTALAAALGLVFGALAIRRSGIYFAMITLGFAQLVYFLVVQLPWTGGEDGLQGIPRGRALGLIPLDDPRTAYWFVYAAFLAGFWLLHRAIHSPFGHVLRAIRENEPRAVSLGYDVARYKLLAFVLSAGVSGLAGGLKAVVLQFASLSDVHWHRSGEVVLMTLLGGMGTVLGPSVGALLVVALENYLADTGSWVTVITGAVFVACVVAFRRGIVGEVRALVRRSFTGGKP, translated from the coding sequence ATGCCCGGGCGGCTCGTCACCTGGGGCTGGCTGGCCCTGCTCGCCGCGGGGCTGGCCGCGCCGTTCGTGGTGTACCCGGTCTTCGCCATGAACGTGCTCTGCCTGGCGCTGTTCGCGAGCGCGTTCAACCTGCTGCTCGGCTACACCGGGCTGCTCTCCTTCGGCCACGCCGCGTTCCTGGGCGCGTCCGCCTACGCCACCGGCTGGGCGCTGCGGAGCTGGGGGCTGCCGCCGGAGGTGGCGGTGCTGCTCGGCACCGCGCTCGCCGCCGCGCTGGGCCTCGTGTTCGGGGCGCTCGCCATCCGGCGCTCCGGCATCTACTTCGCGATGATCACGCTGGGCTTCGCGCAGCTCGTGTACTTCCTGGTGGTCCAGCTGCCCTGGACCGGCGGCGAGGACGGGCTGCAGGGCATCCCGCGCGGCCGCGCGCTCGGGCTGATCCCGCTCGACGACCCGCGCACCGCCTACTGGTTCGTGTACGCCGCGTTCCTGGCCGGCTTCTGGCTGCTCCACCGCGCCATCCACTCCCCGTTCGGCCACGTGCTCCGCGCCATCCGCGAGAACGAGCCGCGCGCGGTCTCGCTCGGCTACGACGTGGCCCGCTACAAGCTGCTCGCGTTCGTGCTCTCGGCCGGCGTCTCCGGCCTGGCGGGCGGGCTGAAGGCGGTGGTGCTCCAGTTCGCCTCGCTCTCCGACGTGCACTGGCACCGGTCGGGCGAGGTGGTGCTCATGACCCTGCTCGGCGGCATGGGCACGGTGCTCGGGCCTTCGGTGGGGGCGCTGCTGGTGGTGGCGCTCGAGAACTACCTTGCCGACACCGGCTCGTGGGTGACGGTGATCACCGGCGCGGTGTTCGTCGCCTGCGTGGTCGCGTTCCGCCGCGGGATCGTGGGCGAGGTCCGCGCGCTGGTGCGGCGGTCGTTCACCGGAGGGAAGCCATGA
- a CDS encoding branched-chain amino acid ABC transporter permease, which translates to MTQALFGQLFLGLINGAFYALLSLGLAVIFGLLDVVNFAHGAQYMMGAFAAWMGLTYLGVPYGWALLLAPLAVGLVGMAVERTLLRRLQGLDPLYGLLLTFGLTLIAEGLFHHAYGNSGFAYPVPGWLRGGVNLGFMFLPLYRAWAVGLSLAVCLACWFVIERTKLGAYLRAGTENPKLLQAFGVNVPLMFTLTYGFGAALAAFAGVVAAPVYQVTPLMGSSVIMVVFAVVVIGGMGSIGGAIVTGLGVGLLEGLTRFWYPPASSVVVFVVMALVLLVRPAGLFGRER; encoded by the coding sequence ATGACCCAGGCGCTCTTCGGCCAGCTCTTCCTCGGCCTCATCAACGGCGCGTTCTACGCGCTCCTCTCGCTGGGCCTCGCGGTCATCTTCGGCCTGCTCGACGTGGTGAACTTCGCCCACGGCGCGCAGTACATGATGGGCGCCTTCGCCGCGTGGATGGGGCTCACGTACCTGGGCGTCCCCTACGGCTGGGCGCTCCTGCTCGCGCCGCTCGCGGTGGGCCTCGTCGGCATGGCCGTCGAGCGGACGCTGCTGCGCCGCCTGCAGGGGCTGGATCCGCTCTACGGCCTGCTGCTCACGTTCGGCCTCACGCTCATCGCGGAGGGGCTGTTCCATCACGCCTACGGCAACTCCGGCTTCGCCTACCCGGTGCCGGGCTGGCTGCGCGGCGGCGTGAACCTCGGCTTCATGTTCCTGCCGCTGTACCGCGCCTGGGCGGTGGGCCTGTCGCTGGCGGTGTGCCTCGCCTGCTGGTTCGTCATCGAGCGGACCAAGCTGGGCGCGTACCTGCGCGCCGGCACGGAGAACCCGAAGCTGCTGCAGGCGTTCGGGGTGAACGTGCCGCTCATGTTCACGCTCACCTACGGCTTCGGCGCGGCGCTCGCCGCGTTCGCCGGCGTGGTGGCCGCGCCGGTGTACCAGGTGACGCCGCTCATGGGGTCGAGCGTCATCATGGTGGTGTTCGCGGTGGTGGTGATCGGCGGCATGGGGTCGATCGGCGGCGCCATCGTCACCGGCCTCGGCGTCGGGCTGCTCGAGGGCCTGACGCGCTTCTGGTACCCGCCCGCCTCCAGCGTGGTGGTGTTCGTGGTGATGGCGCTCGTGCTGCTGGTGCGCCCCGCCGGGCTGTTCGGGAGGGAGCGCTAG
- a CDS encoding ABC transporter substrate-binding protein, with product MHRFALALVTAGLAAGAAPAPAAEKLSDGKVKLGVLTDMTGYYADLAGPGSVVAARIAVEDFGGKVLGKPVELVSADHQLKADVASNIARKWIDEGQVDAIVDLVSSSTAGAVMPVAAEKKRITLLSGPGTTAFTGEKCTRYNVHYTYNNWALANGTGREVVKQGGDSWFFLTADYIFGKSLEEDTTKVVKAAGGKVLGAARYPSPGTTDFSSYLLQAQGSGAKIVGLANAGADTVNSIRQAEEFGITPKQSLAGLLVFITDVHSLGLEAAKGMYLTTAFYWDLNDETRKWSRRFFQKHGKMPTMVQAGVYSSVMHYLKAVQAAGTDDADAVMAKMRETPVSDFFAKNARIGPDGLLRHDMYLARVKAPKDSKQPWDYYQIVKTIPAAEAFPSVEAQACPLAKR from the coding sequence ATGCACCGGTTCGCCCTCGCCCTCGTCACCGCCGGCCTCGCCGCCGGCGCGGCGCCCGCCCCCGCCGCGGAGAAGCTCTCCGACGGCAAGGTCAAGCTCGGCGTCCTCACCGACATGACCGGCTACTACGCCGACCTGGCCGGCCCCGGCTCGGTGGTGGCGGCGCGGATCGCCGTGGAGGACTTCGGCGGCAAGGTCCTCGGCAAGCCCGTCGAGCTCGTCTCCGCCGACCACCAGCTCAAGGCCGACGTCGCCTCCAACATCGCGCGCAAGTGGATCGACGAGGGCCAGGTGGACGCCATCGTGGACCTGGTCTCCTCGTCCACCGCCGGCGCGGTGATGCCGGTCGCGGCGGAGAAGAAGCGCATCACGCTGCTCTCCGGCCCGGGCACCACCGCGTTCACCGGCGAGAAGTGCACCCGGTACAACGTGCACTACACCTACAACAACTGGGCGCTCGCGAACGGCACCGGCCGCGAGGTGGTGAAGCAGGGCGGCGACTCCTGGTTCTTCCTGACCGCCGACTACATCTTCGGGAAGTCGCTGGAGGAGGACACCACCAAGGTGGTGAAGGCGGCCGGCGGCAAGGTGCTCGGCGCCGCGCGCTACCCCTCCCCCGGGACCACCGACTTCTCCAGCTACCTGCTGCAGGCGCAGGGCTCCGGCGCGAAGATCGTCGGCCTCGCGAACGCCGGCGCGGACACCGTGAACTCCATCCGCCAGGCCGAGGAGTTCGGCATCACGCCGAAGCAGAGCCTGGCCGGCCTGCTCGTGTTCATCACCGACGTGCACAGCCTCGGGCTCGAGGCGGCCAAGGGCATGTACCTCACCACCGCGTTCTACTGGGACCTGAACGACGAGACGCGCAAGTGGTCGCGGCGCTTCTTCCAGAAGCACGGGAAGATGCCGACCATGGTCCAGGCCGGCGTGTACTCGTCGGTCATGCACTACCTGAAGGCGGTGCAGGCGGCCGGCACCGACGACGCCGACGCGGTGATGGCGAAGATGCGCGAGACGCCGGTGAGCGACTTCTTCGCGAAGAACGCCCGCATCGGGCCCGACGGGCTGCTGCGCCACGACATGTACCTCGCCCGCGTGAAGGCGCCGAAGGACTCGAAGCAGCCCTGGGACTACTACCAGATCGTGAAGACCATCCCGGCCGCCGAGGCGTTCCCCTCGGTCGAGGCCCAGGCCTGCCCGCTGGCGAAGAGGTAG
- a CDS encoding ABC transporter ATP-binding protein: protein MTAPFPAPAPAGEMLRVSGLHAFYGESHVLHGVDLAVAAGEVVTLLGRNGSGRTTTLKAILGLTGRRTGSVVVNGRETVRMPTHRIVHLGVGYCPEERGIFSRLTAEENLTLLPEVRSGGMPLERIYEMFPNLWERRRSPGSRLSGGEQQMLALARILRTGARLLLLDEITEGLAPVIVQALGRAVRALKDHGFTLVLVEQNFRFVAPLADRHLLVERGRVVGEVARAELESRMESLQRFLGV from the coding sequence GTGACGGCGCCCTTCCCCGCCCCGGCGCCGGCCGGCGAGATGCTGCGCGTCTCCGGCCTGCACGCGTTCTACGGTGAGTCGCACGTGCTCCACGGCGTGGACCTCGCGGTCGCCGCCGGGGAGGTGGTCACGCTGCTCGGCCGGAACGGCTCGGGCCGCACCACCACGCTGAAGGCCATCCTGGGGCTCACCGGCCGCCGCACCGGGTCGGTGGTGGTGAACGGGCGCGAGACCGTCCGCATGCCCACGCACCGGATCGTGCACCTGGGCGTCGGCTACTGCCCGGAGGAGCGCGGGATCTTCTCGCGCCTCACCGCCGAGGAGAACCTCACGCTGCTCCCCGAGGTGCGCAGCGGCGGCATGCCGCTCGAGCGCATCTACGAGATGTTCCCGAACCTGTGGGAGCGCCGGAGGAGCCCCGGCTCACGCCTCTCCGGCGGCGAGCAGCAGATGCTGGCGCTCGCCCGGATCCTGCGCACCGGCGCGCGCCTGCTGCTGCTCGACGAGATCACCGAGGGGCTCGCCCCGGTGATCGTCCAGGCGCTGGGGCGGGCCGTCCGCGCCCTGAAGGACCACGGGTTCACGCTGGTGCTGGTGGAGCAGAACTTCCGCTTCGTCGCGCCGCTCGCCGATCGGCACCTGCTCGTCGAGCGCGGCCGGGTGGTCGGCGAGGTGGCGCGCGCCGAGCTGGAGTCACGGATGGAGTCGCTGCAGCGGTTCCTGGGCGTCTGA
- a CDS encoding ABC transporter ATP-binding protein — translation MDGETILETRELVKAFQGFVAVNGVSLRVARGSIHALIGPNGAGKTTVFNLLTRFLPATRGSILFRGEDITRARPAEIARRGLVRSFQVSAVFPDLTALENVRVALQRGLGTSFHFWRPERSLSVLDARARELLAAVGLEGQEQVTTVELPYGRKRALEIATTLALEPEVMLLDEPTQGMGHEDVGRVVGLIRQVAAGRTVVLVEHNLSVVRDLADRVTVLARGSVLAEGTYDEVSRDPAVLEAYIGASP, via the coding sequence ATGGACGGCGAGACGATCCTGGAGACGCGGGAGCTGGTGAAGGCGTTCCAGGGGTTCGTGGCGGTGAACGGCGTCTCGCTGCGCGTCGCGCGCGGCAGCATCCACGCGCTCATCGGGCCGAACGGCGCGGGCAAGACCACCGTCTTCAACCTGCTCACCCGCTTCCTCCCCGCGACCCGGGGCAGCATCCTGTTCCGCGGCGAGGACATCACCCGCGCCCGCCCCGCCGAGATCGCGCGCCGCGGGCTGGTCCGCTCGTTCCAGGTCTCGGCGGTGTTCCCGGACCTGACCGCGCTCGAGAACGTGCGGGTGGCGCTGCAGCGCGGGCTCGGCACCTCCTTCCACTTCTGGCGCCCGGAGCGCTCGCTCTCGGTCCTCGACGCGCGCGCCCGCGAGCTGCTCGCGGCGGTGGGGCTGGAGGGGCAGGAGCAGGTCACCACCGTCGAGCTGCCCTACGGCCGCAAGCGCGCGCTGGAGATCGCCACCACGCTCGCGCTCGAGCCGGAGGTGATGCTGCTCGACGAGCCGACCCAGGGCATGGGGCACGAGGACGTCGGGCGCGTGGTCGGCCTCATCCGCCAGGTGGCCGCCGGGCGCACGGTGGTGCTGGTCGAGCACAACCTCTCGGTGGTGCGCGACCTCGCCGACCGCGTCACGGTGCTGGCGCGCGGGAGCGTGCTCGCCGAGGGGACCTACGACGAGGTCTCGCGCGACCCCGCGGTGCTCGAGGCGTACATCGGGGCGTCCCCGTGA